A stretch of DNA from Ensifer sp. WSM1721:
ATTCCAATCTCGATGGTGGCCAGGATCCAGAACAGCGATTTAGCCGCGTCCATGATGGTGGTTTCCCATCCTTTCGCAGCCGTCGAAACCTGGTTCTCCAGCTCGGTCAGGACCTGTCCTTCCCGCGCGAAAGCGGGCGCCGTGAAGGCGATGCATACTAGTCCTGCGATGAGGAAAGAACGTATAAGGCTGCTCTTTACCATCTCGGGCGCATCTCCTGGCCGTCCTTGATCGGCGGAAGCTCCTTGCCGGAGCCAAAGAGTTTCTCGCGCACCGCGCGTTGCTCCTCGGTGAGCGCAGGTTGGTTGGAGGCCTTGGTGTTAATGATCAGCACCGTCGCGGCAGACGAGACAGCAGCAGCAAGGACAAGAAGGACGATGACGATGGCGCGGCTCACCAGCGGGGCTCCATCTTCTGGCCTTCCGGAATGGTTTTGACCTCAGCGTTAAAGAACTTCTCCCGGCGTGCTTGCGCCAGATCCTTGTCGGTCTGCTCTGTCTGCAGCCAGG
This window harbors:
- the trbK gene encoding entry exclusion protein TrbK; translation: MSRAIVIVLLVLAAAVSSAATVLIINTKASNQPALTEEQRAVREKLFGSGKELPPIKDGQEMRPRW